The following coding sequences are from one Haliotis asinina isolate JCU_RB_2024 chromosome 3, JCU_Hal_asi_v2, whole genome shotgun sequence window:
- the LOC137277472 gene encoding tripartite motif-containing protein 3-like — MTNGSVHLTEDREIPKHQARSKMSSMGSMFLRSKIEADHLTCSICFNNFTRPKALPCIHTFCEDCLRDYVVSRGYESIGRFPCPMCRKDVQMPAGGVQGFPDNHMVTSLSDTVVTSKQRPPLPPRPYFDSANNNNNIPTTAGVDHATGMPECPPTQSNIYPQLPRLEDMPKPEMPRPKPVACSSGLLQRFGKYGPGLVDFHKPVGLAVGRNGEIVVSDHGGYRILIFNSGGELVKKFGCECIINDVAVTKENAILVSVKSKSSIMRKYTMDGRFLGEYGAHYRYEDAHGIAAMSRGHVVVSGLQNKCVYIFTEQYKFSDKFGRKGSGDEHFLTPYYVATNCKNNIVVTDSENHCVQVYSNNGKFKYRFGSKGSDHGQLQNPLGVCSDSENNIIVADSGNHRVEMFTSKGKHIECVVRNTLDIGPGVTPILVGVTSRNNIVVLMRGIQFVEVRIYMCTSSSMSQTSSCIN, encoded by the coding sequence ATGACAAACGGGTCGGTTCATTTGACGGAAGATCGGGAAATACCCAAACATCAGGCGCGAAGCAAGATGTCTTCCATGGGTTCGATGTTTCTGCGTTCAAAAATTGAAGCAGATCACTTGACATGCTCGATATGTTTCAACAATTTTACTCGACCGAAAGCACTTCCATGTATCCATACTTTCTGCGAAGACTGCCTACGTGATTATGTGGTAAGTCGAGGTTATGAATCGATTGGACGCTTCCCCTGCCCGATGTGTCGAAAGGACGTCCAGATGCCTGCAGGGGGAGTCCAAGGATTTCCGGACAATCACATGGTTACCAGCCTGTCTGATACCGTAGTGACTTCAAAACAACGCCCTCCCTTGCCCCCTAGACCATATTTTGACAgtgccaacaacaacaacaacattccgACAACAGCCGGGGTGGATCATGCGACAGGGATGCCTGAATGCCCACCAACACAGTCCAACATATACCCCCAGCTGCCAAGACTGGAAGATATGCCGAAACCAGAAATGCCTCGACCCAAGCCTGTTGCCTGTAGTAGTGGACTTTTACAGAGATTCGGGAAATATGGACCCGGGCTGGTTGATTTTCACAAACCAGTTGGATTGGCCGTAGGAAGGAATGGTGAAATCGTTGTGTCCGATCATGGAGGGTACAGAATCCTTATTTTTAACAGTGGAGGAGAACTTGTGAAGAAGTTCGGCTGTGAGTGTATTATAAATGATGTAGCAGTCACAAAAGAAAATGCCATTCTTGTTAGTGTCAAGTCAAAATCTTCCATCATGAGAAAATACACAATGGATGGACGTTTCCTGGGTGAATATGGCGCCCACTACCGCTATGAGGATGCTCATGGAATTGCGGCAATGTCAAGAGGCCATGTTGTGGTGTCTGGTCTCCAGAACAAGTGTGTTTATATCTTCACAGAGCAGTACAAATTTTCTGACAAGTTTGGCCGCAAGGGGTCAGGGGATGAACATTTTCTCACCCCCTACTACGTAGCGACCAACTGCAAGAACAACATTGTGGTGACAGACAGCGAGAACCATTGTGTCCAAGTCTACAGCAACAATGGAAAGTTCAAGTACAGGTTCGGTAGCAAGGGGAGTGATCATGGCCAGCTTCAGAACCCTCTTGGGGTGTGCAGCGATTCTGAAAACAATATCATTGTAGCTGACAGTGGCAATCATCGTGTTGAAATGTTCACATCCAAAGGGAAACACATTGAATGTGTTGTGAGGAATACACTTGATATTGGCCCTGGTGTCACACCTATCCTTGTTGGTGTGACTTCAAGAAACAACATTGTGGTCCTCATGCGAGGTATCCAGTTTGTTGAGGTCAGGATCTACATGTGCACAAGCTCCTCTATGTCCCAGACAAGTTCCTGTATCAACTAA
- the LOC137277398 gene encoding uncharacterized protein, whose translation MPASKTVPIDPDTVEPPGFRTMPVDSDTIKSPAYGTLPVHSYTIKCPASRIQPVDPDTIKSPASRSQPVDPDTIKCPAFRTLPVDSDTIKCPAFRTLPVDPDTIKCPASRTLPVDLDTVEAPGSRTLPVNSDTIKSPVYRTLPVHSYTIKCPGFRTQPVDPDTIKSPASRSPPVDPDTIKCPAFRTLPVDSDTIKCPAFRTLPVDPDTIKCPASRTLPVDLDTVEAPGSRTLPVNSDTIKSPVYRTLPVHSYTIKCPAFRTLPLDPDTIKSPASRTLPVDPDMIKCPAPRTWL comes from the coding sequence ATGCCTGCCTCCAAAACCGTGCCAATAGATCCTGACACAGTTGAGCCCCCAGGCTTCAGAACCATGCCTGTAGATTCTGACACGATCAAATCTCCTGCCTACGGAACCCTGCCTGTACATTCTTACACAATCAAATGTCCTGCCTCCAGAATCCAACCTGTAGATCCTGACACAATCAAATCTCCTGCCTCCAGATCCCAGCCAGTAGATCCTGACACAATCAAATGTCCTGCCTTCAGAACCCTGCCTGTAGATTCTGACACGATCAAATGTCCTGCCTTCAGAACCCTGCCTGTAGATCCTGACACAATCAAATGTCCAGCCTCTAGAACACTGCCTGTAGATCTGGACACAGTTGAGGCCCCTGGCTCCAGAACCCTGCCTGTAAATTCTGACACGATCAAATCTCCTGTTTACAGAACCTTGCCTGTACATTCTTATACAATCAAATGTCCTGGCTTCAGAACCCAGCCTGTAGACCCTGACACAATCAAATCTCCTGCCTCCAGATCCCCGCCAGTAGATCCTGACACAATCAAATGTCCTGCCTTCAGAACCCTGCCTGTAGATTCTGACACGATCAAATGTCCTGCCTTCAGAACCCTGCCTGTAGATCCTGACACAATCAAATGTCCAGCCTCTAGAACCCTGCCTGTAGATCTGGACACAGTTGAGGCCCCTGGCTCCAGAACCCTGCCTGTAAATTCTGACACGATCAAATCTCCTGTTTACAGAACCCTGCCTGTACATTCTTACACAATCAAATGTCCTGCCTTCAGAACCCTGCCTTTAGACCCTGACACAATCAAATCTCCTGCCTCCAGAACCCTGCCTGTAGATCCTGACATGATCAAATGTCCTGCCCCCAGAACCTGGCTATAG
- the LOC137277471 gene encoding tubulin epsilon chain-like: protein MTQSIVVQVGQCGNQIGCRFWDLALREHATVNKAGVYDEPLSSFFRNVDSRYDDTSDIPVGDGKGKIRSLKARAVLVDMEEGVVSELTNGPLREVFDYQQLITDVSGCGNNWAVGHKMYGVQYREQLIDTIRRAAEYCDCLQCFFVMHSMGGGTGSGVGTSILNLLEEEYPDVYRFVTAVYPSVEDDVITSPYNSVLAMRELTEHADCVLPVENQALVDIVNKISQAVPSMKTGKRTYSTTGVKSGSAVTSSQGGVTSPVEEKPFDSMNNLVANLLLNMTSSARFEGSLNVDLNEITMNLVPFPKLHYLVSSQSPLYAMSDVNLPPRRLDQMFSDAFSRDHQLLRADPKHSLYLACALMLRGNAEISDIRRNIDRLKPNLKFIHWNQEGWKTGLCSVPPVGQPYSLLTLANNTCVRHTFSELKDRFVKLYKRKAHIHHYTQIDGMETTDFGESLESLNSIITEYSSLETHMNNPLPPEPRLQILT, encoded by the exons ATGACACAGTCGATTGTTGTTCAAG tGGGGCAATGTGGGAATCAGATCGGATGTCGCTTTTGGGACTTGGCTTTACGAGAGCATGCCACAGTTaacaag GCTGGAGTGTATGATGAGCCACTAAGCAGCTTCTTCAGGAACGTCGACAGCCGCTATGACGACACATCTGACATCCCTGTTGGGGATGGCAAGGGCAAAATTAGATCTCTGAAAGCAAGG GCAGTACTTGTGGACATGGAGGAGGGtgtggtgagtgagttgacGAATGGACCACTCCGTGAGGTGTTTGACTACCAACAGCTAATCACTGATGTATCAGGTTGTGGCAATAACTG GGCAGTTGGTCACAAAATGTATGGAGTGCAGTACCGAGAGCAGTTAATCGATACGATCCGTCGTGCTGCTGAATACTGTGATTGTCTTCAGTGTTTTTTTGTCATGCACTCAATGGGAGGTG GGACAGGTTCAGGGGTTGGTACGTCCATCTTGAATTTGCTGGAAGAGGAATATCCTGATGTTTACAG ATTTGTGACAGCAGTGTATCCATCAGTAGAGGATGACGTAATTACCTCCCCTTACAACAGTGTTCTAGCCATGCGAGAGCTCACTGAACATGCAGACTGTGTGCTGCCTGTTGAAAACCAG GCACTGGTTGATATTGTCAACAAGATATCACAGGCTGTGCCATCCATGAAAACAGGAAAGAGAACATACTCTACTACTGGAGTCAAGTCAGGCAGTGCTGTCACAAGTAGTCAgggaggagttacctcccctgtagAAGAGAAGCCGTTTGACAGCATGAACAATCTGGTTGCAAACCTTCTCCTCAATATGACAAG CTCAGCACGGTTTGAGGGCTCTCTGAATGTGGATTTGAATGAAATAACTATGAATCTGGTGCCATTCCCCAAACTACATTACTTAGTATCCAGCCAGTCGCCTCTGTATGCCATGTCCGATGTTAACCTGCCACCAAGGAG GTTGGACCAAATGTTTTCCGATGCATTCTCCCGCGACCACCAGCTACTGAGGGCAGATCCCAAGCATAGTCTGTACCTGGCCTGTGCACTTATGCTTCGGGGCAATGCCGAGATCTCGGACATCAGGAGAAATATCGACAG GCTGAAACCCAACCTGAAGTTCATCCATTGGAACCAGGAGGGTTGGAAGACTGGTCTGTGCTCCGTGCCACCAGTAGGACAACCATACTCCCTCCTCACCCTGGCTAACAACACCTGTGTCAGACACACATTTTCTGAGCTCAAGGACAGATTTGTGAAACTGTACAAGAGAAAA GCCCACATTCATCACTACACACAAATTGATGGGATGGAGACCACGGACTTCGGGGAGAGCTTAGAGTCACTCAACTCAATTATCACAGAATATTCCAGCCTGGAGACACATATGAACAATCCTCTACCTCCTGAGCCCCGTCTGCAGATCCTCACATGA